From Solanum stenotomum isolate F172 chromosome 2, ASM1918654v1, whole genome shotgun sequence:
CATTGGTTGGATTTGTTTTTGATGCATCATTCATTTTGTGGAGTTGGGTACTGTTTGTTGCATTACTTACTGTATATTTTATTGTGGGGAAATGAAAAGATAGGACTGTTTATGTGTTGTTTTGATGAGTTTGTAATGGTGGATTAATAGATGTGAATGATTGAGGCTAGGTTTGTTAGGGGAGTATGGGTAGATCTTTTGGAGGGCTATGAGAGAATATTGACATACAGAATTTTTAGGCATTTGGATATAGTTCATATACAGATTGGAAAAATCATATGTGTAATATAGGAACGAATTGCACCCAAGGGGAatgggtgtggcctagtggttagTGAAGTGGGTTTGAGAACAttgaggtctcaggttcgaaTCCCAATTGTGAGGTGTCCCATTTGTCTGATACCTGTTGCTTGTGGGAGGTGGTTACTcttggaattagtcgaggtgtaaaaaaaaaggagaaatataGGCACCAATTTTGAAAAGAACTGATAACTTTCTTTGGAATTTGTGCAATCTCTGTAGCCCATTTTCCTTCCTCTTAGTTCTGTAGTTGTTTTTCCTTGTATTTGGTTGTTGAGGCTCATTCGTAATTGCATGGTGTTGCATAGGATTTGAAATTGCAGATATTTTTAGGGCTTGAGCTTGGTGATGATTTTTCAGTGTCTTTTTGCCTTCTCTTTATTGTTTCATTGATTATGACACAGTTAATCTTTGTGCTACTGTAACAATCAAGATTCAAGAGTTTAACTCCCCGATCATAGCATGCCTGAGTTTTTTTTTggtgttcctttttttttctgctGAAAGATGAATTGCTGattgaaatattaatttgatCATGCAGGCTATAACTATACGTTCCTGTTTTTAAGATTTTGCAACTGTAGCTGTGACTTGTGAGTGCTGACTGCTACTAAAGAAATTCACTTGCTTCATGATTTTAGTATTCCAAGTAGATGACGATGATGTAAGCCTTATGTTGTAGAGTGAATTGCAAACCTATGTGTTTGATGGATGTGACTTTTGTCCTTTAATCAAGTTTGTTGCATTCCCCAAATTGCAGTCTTTCTTGCTTTTAATGATCTTTGAGCAATAAAGAGGTTAGAATAGTTGTCAATAGCTCTGCGAGAATTAAATATTTGCAAGAGGTGGTGGTATAAGCTCTTTTTGTTCAGTGTATATGCAATTATATTTGAGATGGGTTCTAAAGGAAGGGCATTGTTTGATCTTAATGAACCCCCTGCTGAGGATGAGCAGGTTAATGATGGTGTCCTCTGTTTACAGCCTCAGAGAGCAGTTCCCTCTTCTAGTACCAACACTTCTGAGTTTTTGGCATCGTCTGTTGATCCTCCGGGGATAGTAAACAATCATGCATTTTCCCATGCCTCTTCCGTTTCAGGTTTTCAGCCCTTTGTTCGGTCAAAAGGTGCAGAGGCATCTAGAGCTCCCGAGGAACATGGGAGTGCTGGGCCCTCAACTTCGGGTGGTGCTTCATTATCTAAATCAAGTCAGGAACATACAATGAAGTCTTTGATCCAGCCAGATCTTAACTCTCTTGATATGCAAGTGACTGAAAAGGAAGAAGGTGAATGGTCTGATGCAGAGGGTTCAACATATGCAGATAAAAATTGTGGCTTGAATGATAAGTCGAATACTGATGTTGATAAAGCTTCGCAGGAGAAATCAGCAGTTGAGCCGGTGAGCAATAGTGATAAAGTTGGCTCTGTTGATAATGCTTCTCAGGATAACGAGAAAGGGAATGGTGAAAATTACAATATTTCTTCTTTAGAATTAGATCGTGATACAAGTGACAGGAAAAGCAATAGTAGCAGAAATTCTGAAACCAGTAGTAAAGCTGATATCACCATGGATGGTCAGGAGGATTCTGGGCAGGTGCCAAAGCATAGAGAGATTCGAGGTGTTGAGGCAAGTCATGCATTGAAGTGTGCTAATAATTTTGGTAAGCGTCCTAAGGTTGACCAACAGAAGGAAGCGATGCTGGGAAAGAAGCGCAGTAGGAAGACCATGTTTCTTGATTTGGAAGATGTTAAACAGGCAGGTTCTCAAAAAAGTATTGCTAGGCGCCAAAATTTCCCAGCACCTGTTACAACTCGCATTGTGAAAGAGTCTCGTAATGTTCCTTCGCCTTCTGAAAAGAATGGGGAAAAGCAGAGTCAGGTACTTGTCAAAGATATGAAACAAATTGATTCAACTAATGAAGGAAACTTGCCTATGGAATCTAATGATTCTAGATCTGAATCCAGTGCTGATGTGAACCTAGCACCTCTAGGTCGGCCAAGACGGTTGAATAGTGCTACTGACCTCACGTCTGAGGCTCAAACACCACCTATACCTAGACAGAGTTCTTGGAAACATCCCACAGATCAGAGGCAAAATAGAAATTCACAGTTTCCTGGTAGGAAGCCTGCTCTGACCAGTCAAAATTCCATTGATCCAAAATTGGGAGCCAAAAAACCTCCATCCAAGAAGCAACCTATAGTAAGTAGCCCGTGCCAAGATACATCTGTAGAACGCCTTATTCGTGAGGTGACAAACGAGAAGTTTTGGCAACATCCAGGTACTTTTGAGTTCCACTTGATTATTATTCTCATCTTTTATCATTGTGATTATTACCATTACTTTTTGTTGAATCAAAATTTGCTTCATTAGTTTTCtgtcttgaatttttttttcttctctgtgCTTTTTAAGCTATCTTAGCAtataaactttttcttgttgATTCTTGTTTGGGGTATGTCCAGCTTTCTGATGTTCCAACTTAGGTTTCAATAGAGCATTGCTCTTACTGTGCCTAGTAAGGTAAGTGATGGGAGATAAgcatttattttatcaaaattttgcATTTCCCTAGAAAATTGTTAGAATGAGTGGTGCACTAGCAAATCCCTTCACTTTTTCTTGTGCACTATAATAATGATTGTGTCATGAGATAGTACGGAATTCATCTTTGCTCTAGGTTTTATTCGAAGAAGCAAGTATGTGTTTTTTCCCACTGGGCACTGGACCGAAGTGGTCATTCAAGATCTACTAACCCTTTAAACTTcttttatgttgtatttttcatttttcaagtgTTCTGGATCATAAAACtctctttttgttttcattGGAAAGCTATAAACTGGTACCATTTTACCAGCTGAACATTGTTGCATCTCTCTTTCTTGTATGATCAGTCAGTTTCCTTATGATGGTTCAAGTGTATTCAATAACATGTGTTTTATACTACCACTTTCTTCTAGGTTATTTTACTGGCCATATTTAGCTTCCTGTCCTATGGGATGCTTGGTGAGACAGGATTTACTGTTTTAGTTTATTAAGTGGTGGTGTTTATATTACTCAGGCCCATGCATAGCAAAGGGGATCCTCCAGCTTCATCTGGTGGGCATCTCAATCATCAGGATAGCTTGTGGGATGGAAGAATTTTTTGTGTCATCTCAAAGTTGGCTATATGATTATTAGTGTATTTTTCATGATTCCATGACTAACCTGTTCATATGTATCAGGATAAAGTTCTGAGTACATCTATGTGTTAGCTAACTTTATTGTTTAATGATTCTTCGGTTTGCTCCTCTGAAGTGCCTGTTTAGGCATGTTGAGTAGCGAGTCGCATTGTACTGCTCCTTGAGCCTcataaggattttttttttttcaatttcttattTGCCTTTGTTATGTCAAAACGTGGTGTGGTGCATGAAGTTCCATCATATGGTGTATTATTAAGGGGTGAACTTCTCTCTTCATGTCAGATGAAGCGGAGCTTCAGTGTGTACCTGGTCAGTTTGAATCTGTGGAAGAGTATGTTAAGGTGTTTGAACCCTTGCTCTTTGAGGAATGCCGGGCACAGCTGTACAGTACTTGGGAGGAGATGGCTGATACAGGAACCCATGTGAGGGtccatattaaaaatattgaacGGCGAGAAAGAGGTATAATGTGGcaactttatttatatatttattttatcctttGACTTGGATATGAAGAACAACTTTGTTTATACCAAATACATATTTGGGAAGCTATTCAATTCCCTCATCATTCAGTGGGGACGAAGGAGGTCGAACATAATGTTGTGACTTTGAGCTGCTCTTGAGggattcattttttcattttatctcTAGGTTTTCGAGTATCAAGCATGACAAATTTTACTGTATTGAGGATAACAGAAGTGTTTGGGAGGTCCACGTAATATAGCTTACTCTTAGAATGGCTTCACTCTGAGAGagtaaacacacacacacacacattaaAGAGAAAGTTTAAGAGCCGGGAAGTTTTGGTCGGCCTGGCTGAATTTCTTTTCCTCCCTTTCTAATCAGCACTGTGTTCCTTCTGCACAGGATGGTATGATGTAATCCTTTTTCCAGATTGTGAGTGGAAGTGGTTATTCAAAGAGGGAGATGTAGCAGTTCTCTCCACTCCACGTCCTGGATCAGGTTGGTTCTATATAACATTCTGCTGGTGTGTATTTCAAATTCCCTATGTTTCTTCTTAATATTTTCGTACCAATTAAGCAGTCCGATCACGGAGAAGTGGCACCTCAACATTCGGGGATGGTGATGAGCCTGAAATTAGTGGTCGTGTGGCTGGTACTGTGAGGCGACACATACCTATTGATACTCGAGACCCTGCCGGAGCCATCCTGCACTTCTATGTTGGAGATCCGTATGACACCAACAGGTCAGTGATTAGGCTTTTTAATTCCTTCCGCCTTCCGTTACTAGTGAGCTAAACGTCTTTGTATTTTGTTCTTTCAGCAATATTGGTAGTGATCACATACTGCGGAAACTGCAACCAAGAGGCATCTGGTTTCTGACTGTTCTGGGTTCTCTAGCTACCACCCAACGAGAATATGTAGCTTTACATGCATTTCGGCGTCTTAATCTACAGGTTATATCTTAAAGCCAGCTCTTTCCTGGAAGTTACTTTTCTGCCTGTTTACCAGTTTGAACAAAGAATTATGGTCTTATGTGTAGATGCAAAATGCAATTCTTCAGCCAAGTCCGGAGCACTTCCCTAAGTATGAAGAGCAGACACCTTCAATGCCTGACTGCTTTACACCAAACTTTACTGACCATTTGCACAGGACCTTTAATGAACCACAGTTAGCAGCAATCCAGTGGGCTGCAACGCATACAGCTGCTGGAACTAATGGTATGACAAAGAGGCAAGATCCATGGCCTTTTACTCTAGTTCAAGGGCCACCTGGTACAGGTAAAACACACACAGTGTGGGGAATGCTGAATGTCATCCATCTTGTTCAGTATCAGCACTATTACACAGCATTGCTCAAGAAACTAGCTCCTGAAAGCTATAAGcagaataacgagaataactcCGATAATGTTGTTACTGGATCCATTGATGAAGTCCTGCTAAGCATGGATCAGAATCTCTTCAGAACCCTCCCAAAGCTATGTCCAAAACCTAGAATGCTTGTCTGTGCTCCTTCAAATGCTGCAACTGACGAGCTTCTTGCACGTGTTCTTGATCGTGGATTCATTGACGGTGAGATGAAAGTTTATCGACCTGATGTTGCACGAGTTGGGGTGGATTCCCAAACGCGTGCCGCCCAAGCAGTTTCTGTGGAGCGGAGAACTGAACAGCTTTTGATGAAGAGTCGTGATGAAGTTTATGGCTGGATGCACCAGTTGAGAGCTCGTGAAGCTCAGTTGTCGCAGCAGATAGCTGGCCTTCAAAGAGAACTAACAGTTACTGCAGCTGCTGGTCGTGCACAGGGATCTGTTGGAGTTGACCCTGATGTTCTTATGGCTAGGGACCAAAATCGAGATACTCTATTGCAGAACCTTGCGGCAGTGGTTGAGAATAGAGATAAAATACTGGTGGAGATGTCCCGCC
This genomic window contains:
- the LOC125854219 gene encoding uncharacterized protein LOC125854219 isoform X1, with product MGSKGRALFDLNEPPAEDEQVNDGVLCLQPQRAVPSSSTNTSEFLASSVDPPGIVNNHAFSHASSVSGFQPFVRSKGAEASRAPEEHGSAGPSTSGGASLSKSSQEHTMKSLIQPDLNSLDMQVTEKEEGEWSDAEGSTYADKNCGLNDKSNTDVDKASQEKSAVEPVSNSDKVGSVDNASQDNEKGNGENYNISSLELDRDTSDRKSNSSRNSETSSKADITMDGQEDSGQVPKHREIRGVEASHALKCANNFGKRPKVDQQKEAMLGKKRSRKTMFLDLEDVKQAGSQKSIARRQNFPAPVTTRIVKESRNVPSPSEKNGEKQSQVLVKDMKQIDSTNEGNLPMESNDSRSESSADVNLAPLGRPRRLNSATDLTSEAQTPPIPRQSSWKHPTDQRQNRNSQFPGRKPALTSQNSIDPKLGAKKPPSKKQPIVSSPCQDTSVERLIREVTNEKFWQHPDEAELQCVPGQFESVEEYVKVFEPLLFEECRAQLYSTWEEMADTGTHVRVHIKNIERRERGWYDVILFPDCEWKWLFKEGDVAVLSTPRPGSAVRSRRSGTSTFGDGDEPEISGRVAGTVRRHIPIDTRDPAGAILHFYVGDPYDTNSNIGSDHILRKLQPRGIWFLTVLGSLATTQREYVALHAFRRLNLQMQNAILQPSPEHFPKYEEQTPSMPDCFTPNFTDHLHRTFNEPQLAAIQWAATHTAAGTNGMTKRQDPWPFTLVQGPPGTGKTHTVWGMLNVIHLVQYQHYYTALLKKLAPESYKQNNENNSDNVVTGSIDEVLLSMDQNLFRTLPKLCPKPRMLVCAPSNAATDELLARVLDRGFIDGEMKVYRPDVARVGVDSQTRAAQAVSVERRTEQLLMKSRDEVYGWMHQLRAREAQLSQQIAGLQRELTVTAAAGRAQGSVGVDPDVLMARDQNRDTLLQNLAAVVENRDKILVEMSRLLILESRFRGGNNFNMEEARASLEASFANEAEIVFTTVSSSGRKLFSRLTHGFDMVVIDEAAQASEVGVLPPLSLGAARCVLVGDPQQLPATVISKAAGTLMYSRSLFERFQQAGCPTMLLSVQYRMHPQIRDFPSRYFYQGRLSDSESVVNLPDEVYYKEPLLKPYIFYDITHGRESHRGGSVSYQNTHEAQFCLRLYEHLQKTCKSLGVGKVTVGIITPYKLQLKCLQREFGDVLNSEEGKDIYINTVDAFQGQERDVIIMSCVRASGHGVGFVADIRRMNVALTRARRALWVMGNANALVQSEDWAALIADAKTRKCYMDMDTLPKDFLLPKAASHAPPPTNMSNNRGLRSGLRHRIYDPHMEPRSGTPSEDDEKPNALHVRNGSYRPPKPSLDNSLNDFGQPADKSRDAWQNGIQRRQNTAGIGRRDL
- the LOC125854219 gene encoding uncharacterized protein LOC125854219 isoform X2, with protein sequence MGSKGRALFDLNEPPAEDEQVNDGVLCLQPQRAVPSSSTNTSEFLASSVDPPGIVNNHAFSHASSVSGFQPFVRSKGAEASRAPEEHGSAGPSTSGGASLSKSSQEHTMKSLIQPDLNSLDMQVTEKEEGEWSDAEGSTYADKNCGLNDKSNTDVDKASQEKSAVEPVSNSDKVGSVDNASQDNEKGNGENYNISSLELDRDTSDRKSNSSRNSETSSKADITMDGQEDSGQVPKHREIRGVEASHALKCANNFGKRPKVDQQKEAMLGKKRSRKTMFLDLEDVKQAGSQKSIARRQNFPAPVTTRIVKESRNVPSPSEKNGEKQSQVLVKDMKQIDSTNEGNLPMESNDSRSESSADVNLAPLGRPRRLNSATDLTSEAQTPPIPRQSSWKHPTDQRQNRNSQFPGRKPALTSQNSIDPKLGAKKPPSKKQPIVSSPCQDTSVERLIREVTNEKFWQHPDEAELQCVPGQFESVEEYVKVFEPLLFEECRAQLYSTWEEMADTGTHVRVHIKNIERRERGWYDVILFPDCEWKWLFKEGDVAVLSTPRPGSVRSRRSGTSTFGDGDEPEISGRVAGTVRRHIPIDTRDPAGAILHFYVGDPYDTNSNIGSDHILRKLQPRGIWFLTVLGSLATTQREYVALHAFRRLNLQMQNAILQPSPEHFPKYEEQTPSMPDCFTPNFTDHLHRTFNEPQLAAIQWAATHTAAGTNGMTKRQDPWPFTLVQGPPGTGKTHTVWGMLNVIHLVQYQHYYTALLKKLAPESYKQNNENNSDNVVTGSIDEVLLSMDQNLFRTLPKLCPKPRMLVCAPSNAATDELLARVLDRGFIDGEMKVYRPDVARVGVDSQTRAAQAVSVERRTEQLLMKSRDEVYGWMHQLRAREAQLSQQIAGLQRELTVTAAAGRAQGSVGVDPDVLMARDQNRDTLLQNLAAVVENRDKILVEMSRLLILESRFRGGNNFNMEEARASLEASFANEAEIVFTTVSSSGRKLFSRLTHGFDMVVIDEAAQASEVGVLPPLSLGAARCVLVGDPQQLPATVISKAAGTLMYSRSLFERFQQAGCPTMLLSVQYRMHPQIRDFPSRYFYQGRLSDSESVVNLPDEVYYKEPLLKPYIFYDITHGRESHRGGSVSYQNTHEAQFCLRLYEHLQKTCKSLGVGKVTVGIITPYKLQLKCLQREFGDVLNSEEGKDIYINTVDAFQGQERDVIIMSCVRASGHGVGFVADIRRMNVALTRARRALWVMGNANALVQSEDWAALIADAKTRKCYMDMDTLPKDFLLPKAASHAPPPTNMSNNRGLRSGLRHRIYDPHMEPRSGTPSEDDEKPNALHVRNGSYRPPKPSLDNSLNDFGQPADKSRDAWQNGIQRRQNTAGIGRRDL